The Cygnus atratus isolate AKBS03 ecotype Queensland, Australia chromosome 2, CAtr_DNAZoo_HiC_assembly, whole genome shotgun sequence genome window below encodes:
- the NAPRT gene encoding nicotinate phosphoribosyltransferase isoform X5 — protein sequence MPDIAYLRSVLPSTTEDAFFDYLCTVDASEVTVSSVPEGSVVFSRVPLLQVKGPLLVVQLLETTLLCLVNYASLVATNAARFRLLAGPEMKLMEIGLRRAQGPDGGLSASKYSYIGGFDYTSNVLAGKLYGIPVRGTIAHSFIMSFTSLAEVQPRVLPPLAGGEPVDLAALAESWLQRVCELLHSPPEKANRGELAAFVSYAITFPHNFQGLLDTYCVMRSGLPNFCAVALALHQLGYRAIGVRLDSGDLVQQSKEIRRVLRACGTTFQVPWFGSIPIAVSNDISEQSLESFIREGSEIDVIGVGTNLVTCPLQPSLGCVYKWPPQHTRGHGALHGPWHQLCVAKTRSPSPYRPLLPQLVEVNGSPCLKLTEEEEKMTIPGIKAVYRLYDDAGHPFMDLMALEDEPAPNAGQELAVHVLGRRGEATKVRPTAVEPLHRTYFRDGQVCEVLPSLPEVRSHAQASLSQLSPAHRRLREPQPYPVAVTEKLHLLLAELRQARQ from the exons aCATCGCCTACCTGCGCTCGGTCCTGCCCAGCACGACGGAGGACGCCTTCTTCGATTACCTCTGCACCGTGGACGCCTCAGAGGTCACCGTCTCTTCCGTGCCAGAAGGCTCCGTCGTCTTCTCCAGG GTCCCGCTCCTGCAGGTGAAGGGGCCGCTGCTGGTGGTGCAGCTGCTGGAAACCACCCTGCTGTGCCTGGTCAACTACGCCAG CCTGGTGGCCACGAACGCCGCCCGCTTCCGCCTCCTCGCTGGCCCCGAGATGAAGCTGATGGAGATCGGGCTGCGTCGCGCCCAGGGGCCAGACGGCGGCCTGTCTGCCTCCAAGTACTCCTACATCGGGG GCTTCGACTACACCAGCAACGTCCTCGCGGGGAAGCTCTACGGCATCCCGGTGCGCGGCACCATCGCCCACTCCTTCATCATGTCCTTCACGTCGCTGGCGgaggtgcagcccagg GTCCTGCCACCGCTGGCGGGCGGGGAGCCGGTGGATCTCGCAGCCCTGGCCGAGTCGTGGCTGCAGCGGGTGTGcgagctgctgcacagcccccCCGAGAAGGCCAACCGCGGCGAGCTGGCCGCCTTCGTGTCCTACGCCATCACCTTCCCGCACAACTTCCAGGGGCTGCTGGACACGTACTGCGTCATGAG GAGCGGCCTGCCCAATTTCTGTGCCGTGGCGCTGGCCCTGCACCAGCTGGGGTACCGCGCCATCGGGGTGCGCCTGGACAGCGGGGACCTGGTCCAGCAGTCCAAGGAGATCCGGCGGGTGCTCCGAGCCTGCGGCACCAC CTTCCAGGTGCCCTGGTTTGGGAGCATCCCCATCGCCGTGAGCAACGACATCAGCGAACAGAGCCTGGAGAGCTTCATCCGGGAG GGGAGCGAGATCGACGTGATCGGTGTGGGGACAAACCTGGTGACGTGTCCCCTGCAGCCGTCGCTGGGCTGCGTCTACAAG TGGCCTCCCCAGCACACAAGGGGACACGGAGCTCTGCACGGCCCTTGGCACCAGCTTTGTGTGGCAAAGACAAGGAGCCCGTCCCCATACCGTCCTCTTCTCCCGCAGCTCGTGGAGGTCAACGGCTCGCCTTGCCTGAAGCTcacggaggaggaggagaagatgACGATCCCCGGGATTAAGGCAGTGTATCGGCTCTACGACGACGCCG GTCACCCCTTCATGGACCTCATGGCCCTGGAGGACGAGCCCGCACCCAacgcagggcaggagctggcggTCCACGtcctggggaggagaggagaggccaCCAAGGTCAGGCCCACCGCCGTGGAGCCCCTGCATCGCACGTACTTCAGAGACGGCCAG GTGTGCGAGGTCCTGCCCAGCCTGCCGGAGGTGCGGAGCCACGCGCAGGCGTCCCTCAGCCAGCTCAGCCCCGCTCACCGCCGGCTCCGCGAGCCGCAGCCCTACCCG GTGGCCGTGACGGAGAAGCTGCACCTCCTCCTCGCAGAGCTGCGGCAGGCCAGGCAGTGA
- the NAPRT gene encoding nicotinate phosphoribosyltransferase isoform X2, giving the protein MALLTDLYQLTMAYGYWRAGRHRAPAAAELFFRCEPFHGAFALGTGLAEGLRFLRAFRFSAADIAYLRSVLPSTTEDAFFDYLCTVDASEVTVSSVPEGSVVFSRVPLLQVKGPLLVVQLLETTLLCLVNYASLVATNAARFRLLAGPEMKLMEIGLRRAQGPDGGLSASKYSYIGGFDYTSNVLAGKLYGIPVRGTIAHSFIMSFTSLAEVQPRVLPPLAGGEPVDLAALAESWLQRVCELLHSPPEKANRGELAAFVSYAITFPHNFQGLLDTYCVMRSGLPNFCAVALALHQLGYRAIGVRLDSGDLVQQSKEIRRVLRACGTTFQVPWFGSIPIAVSNDISEQSLESFIREGSEIDVIGVGTNLVTCPLQPSLGCVYKWPPQHTRGHGALHGPWHQLCVAKTRSPSPYRPLLPQLVEVNGSPCLKLTEEEEKMTIPGIKAVYRLYDDAGHPFMDLMALEDEPAPNAGQELAVHVLGRRGEATKVRPTAVEPLHRTYFRDGQVCEVLPSLPEVRSHAQASLSQLSPAHRRLREPQPYPVAVTEKLHLLLAELRQARQ; this is encoded by the exons ATGGCGCTGCTGACGGACCTCTACCAGCTCACCATGGCCTACGGGTACTGGCGGGCCGGGCGGCACCGTGCCCCCGCTGCCGCCGAGCTCTTCTTCCGCTGCGAGCCCTTCCATGGCGCCTTCGCCCTGGGCACGGGCCTGGCCGAGGGCCTCCGCTTCCTCCGCGCCTTCCGCTTCTCCGCCGCCG aCATCGCCTACCTGCGCTCGGTCCTGCCCAGCACGACGGAGGACGCCTTCTTCGATTACCTCTGCACCGTGGACGCCTCAGAGGTCACCGTCTCTTCCGTGCCAGAAGGCTCCGTCGTCTTCTCCAGG GTCCCGCTCCTGCAGGTGAAGGGGCCGCTGCTGGTGGTGCAGCTGCTGGAAACCACCCTGCTGTGCCTGGTCAACTACGCCAG CCTGGTGGCCACGAACGCCGCCCGCTTCCGCCTCCTCGCTGGCCCCGAGATGAAGCTGATGGAGATCGGGCTGCGTCGCGCCCAGGGGCCAGACGGCGGCCTGTCTGCCTCCAAGTACTCCTACATCGGGG GCTTCGACTACACCAGCAACGTCCTCGCGGGGAAGCTCTACGGCATCCCGGTGCGCGGCACCATCGCCCACTCCTTCATCATGTCCTTCACGTCGCTGGCGgaggtgcagcccagg GTCCTGCCACCGCTGGCGGGCGGGGAGCCGGTGGATCTCGCAGCCCTGGCCGAGTCGTGGCTGCAGCGGGTGTGcgagctgctgcacagcccccCCGAGAAGGCCAACCGCGGCGAGCTGGCCGCCTTCGTGTCCTACGCCATCACCTTCCCGCACAACTTCCAGGGGCTGCTGGACACGTACTGCGTCATGAG GAGCGGCCTGCCCAATTTCTGTGCCGTGGCGCTGGCCCTGCACCAGCTGGGGTACCGCGCCATCGGGGTGCGCCTGGACAGCGGGGACCTGGTCCAGCAGTCCAAGGAGATCCGGCGGGTGCTCCGAGCCTGCGGCACCAC CTTCCAGGTGCCCTGGTTTGGGAGCATCCCCATCGCCGTGAGCAACGACATCAGCGAACAGAGCCTGGAGAGCTTCATCCGGGAG GGGAGCGAGATCGACGTGATCGGTGTGGGGACAAACCTGGTGACGTGTCCCCTGCAGCCGTCGCTGGGCTGCGTCTACAAG TGGCCTCCCCAGCACACAAGGGGACACGGAGCTCTGCACGGCCCTTGGCACCAGCTTTGTGTGGCAAAGACAAGGAGCCCGTCCCCATACCGTCCTCTTCTCCCGCAGCTCGTGGAGGTCAACGGCTCGCCTTGCCTGAAGCTcacggaggaggaggagaagatgACGATCCCCGGGATTAAGGCAGTGTATCGGCTCTACGACGACGCCG GTCACCCCTTCATGGACCTCATGGCCCTGGAGGACGAGCCCGCACCCAacgcagggcaggagctggcggTCCACGtcctggggaggagaggagaggccaCCAAGGTCAGGCCCACCGCCGTGGAGCCCCTGCATCGCACGTACTTCAGAGACGGCCAG GTGTGCGAGGTCCTGCCCAGCCTGCCGGAGGTGCGGAGCCACGCGCAGGCGTCCCTCAGCCAGCTCAGCCCCGCTCACCGCCGGCTCCGCGAGCCGCAGCCCTACCCG GTGGCCGTGACGGAGAAGCTGCACCTCCTCCTCGCAGAGCTGCGGCAGGCCAGGCAGTGA
- the NAPRT gene encoding nicotinate phosphoribosyltransferase isoform X3 produces the protein MALLTDLYQLTMAYGYWRAGRHRAPAAAELFFRCEPFHGAFALGTGLAEGLRFLRAFRFSAADIAYLRSVLPSTTEDAFFDYLCTVDASEVTVSSVPEGSVVFSRVPLLQVKGPLLVVQLLETTLLCLVNYASLVATNAARFRLLAGPEMKLMEIGLRRAQGPDGGLSASKYSYIGGFDYTSNVLAGKLYGIPVRGTIAHSFIMSFTSLAEVQPRVLPPLAGGEPVDLAALAESWLQRVCELLHSPPEKANRGELAAFVSYAITFPHNFQGLLDTYCVMRSGLPNFCAVALALHQLGYRAIGVRLDSGDLVQQSKEIRRVLRACGTTFQVPWFGSIPIAVSNDISEQSLESFIREGSEIDVIGVGTNLVTCPLQPSLGCVYKLVEVNGSPCLKLTEEEEKMTIPGIKAVYRLYDDAGHPFMDLMALEDEPAPNAGQELAVHVLGRRGEATKVRPTAVEPLHRTYFRDGQVCEVLPSLPEVRSHAQASLSQLSPAHRRLREPQPYPVAVTEKLHLLLAELRQARQ, from the exons ATGGCGCTGCTGACGGACCTCTACCAGCTCACCATGGCCTACGGGTACTGGCGGGCCGGGCGGCACCGTGCCCCCGCTGCCGCCGAGCTCTTCTTCCGCTGCGAGCCCTTCCATGGCGCCTTCGCCCTGGGCACGGGCCTGGCCGAGGGCCTCCGCTTCCTCCGCGCCTTCCGCTTCTCCGCCGCCG aCATCGCCTACCTGCGCTCGGTCCTGCCCAGCACGACGGAGGACGCCTTCTTCGATTACCTCTGCACCGTGGACGCCTCAGAGGTCACCGTCTCTTCCGTGCCAGAAGGCTCCGTCGTCTTCTCCAGG GTCCCGCTCCTGCAGGTGAAGGGGCCGCTGCTGGTGGTGCAGCTGCTGGAAACCACCCTGCTGTGCCTGGTCAACTACGCCAG CCTGGTGGCCACGAACGCCGCCCGCTTCCGCCTCCTCGCTGGCCCCGAGATGAAGCTGATGGAGATCGGGCTGCGTCGCGCCCAGGGGCCAGACGGCGGCCTGTCTGCCTCCAAGTACTCCTACATCGGGG GCTTCGACTACACCAGCAACGTCCTCGCGGGGAAGCTCTACGGCATCCCGGTGCGCGGCACCATCGCCCACTCCTTCATCATGTCCTTCACGTCGCTGGCGgaggtgcagcccagg GTCCTGCCACCGCTGGCGGGCGGGGAGCCGGTGGATCTCGCAGCCCTGGCCGAGTCGTGGCTGCAGCGGGTGTGcgagctgctgcacagcccccCCGAGAAGGCCAACCGCGGCGAGCTGGCCGCCTTCGTGTCCTACGCCATCACCTTCCCGCACAACTTCCAGGGGCTGCTGGACACGTACTGCGTCATGAG GAGCGGCCTGCCCAATTTCTGTGCCGTGGCGCTGGCCCTGCACCAGCTGGGGTACCGCGCCATCGGGGTGCGCCTGGACAGCGGGGACCTGGTCCAGCAGTCCAAGGAGATCCGGCGGGTGCTCCGAGCCTGCGGCACCAC CTTCCAGGTGCCCTGGTTTGGGAGCATCCCCATCGCCGTGAGCAACGACATCAGCGAACAGAGCCTGGAGAGCTTCATCCGGGAG GGGAGCGAGATCGACGTGATCGGTGTGGGGACAAACCTGGTGACGTGTCCCCTGCAGCCGTCGCTGGGCTGCGTCTACAAG CTCGTGGAGGTCAACGGCTCGCCTTGCCTGAAGCTcacggaggaggaggagaagatgACGATCCCCGGGATTAAGGCAGTGTATCGGCTCTACGACGACGCCG GTCACCCCTTCATGGACCTCATGGCCCTGGAGGACGAGCCCGCACCCAacgcagggcaggagctggcggTCCACGtcctggggaggagaggagaggccaCCAAGGTCAGGCCCACCGCCGTGGAGCCCCTGCATCGCACGTACTTCAGAGACGGCCAG GTGTGCGAGGTCCTGCCCAGCCTGCCGGAGGTGCGGAGCCACGCGCAGGCGTCCCTCAGCCAGCTCAGCCCCGCTCACCGCCGGCTCCGCGAGCCGCAGCCCTACCCG GTGGCCGTGACGGAGAAGCTGCACCTCCTCCTCGCAGAGCTGCGGCAGGCCAGGCAGTGA
- the NAPRT gene encoding nicotinate phosphoribosyltransferase isoform X4, whose translation MEADGDNRDIAYLRSVLPSTTEDAFFDYLCTVDASEVTVSSVPEGSVVFSRVPLLQVKGPLLVVQLLETTLLCLVNYASLVATNAARFRLLAGPEMKLMEIGLRRAQGPDGGLSASKYSYIGGFDYTSNVLAGKLYGIPVRGTIAHSFIMSFTSLAEVQPRVLPPLAGGEPVDLAALAESWLQRVCELLHSPPEKANRGELAAFVSYAITFPHNFQGLLDTYCVMRSGLPNFCAVALALHQLGYRAIGVRLDSGDLVQQSKEIRRVLRACGTTFQVPWFGSIPIAVSNDISEQSLESFIREGSEIDVIGVGTNLVTCPLQPSLGCVYKWPPQHTRGHGALHGPWHQLCVAKTRSPSPYRPLLPQLVEVNGSPCLKLTEEEEKMTIPGIKAVYRLYDDAGHPFMDLMALEDEPAPNAGQELAVHVLGRRGEATKVRPTAVEPLHRTYFRDGQVCEVLPSLPEVRSHAQASLSQLSPAHRRLREPQPYPVAVTEKLHLLLAELRQARQ comes from the exons ATGGAGGCAGACGGGGACAACCGGG aCATCGCCTACCTGCGCTCGGTCCTGCCCAGCACGACGGAGGACGCCTTCTTCGATTACCTCTGCACCGTGGACGCCTCAGAGGTCACCGTCTCTTCCGTGCCAGAAGGCTCCGTCGTCTTCTCCAGG GTCCCGCTCCTGCAGGTGAAGGGGCCGCTGCTGGTGGTGCAGCTGCTGGAAACCACCCTGCTGTGCCTGGTCAACTACGCCAG CCTGGTGGCCACGAACGCCGCCCGCTTCCGCCTCCTCGCTGGCCCCGAGATGAAGCTGATGGAGATCGGGCTGCGTCGCGCCCAGGGGCCAGACGGCGGCCTGTCTGCCTCCAAGTACTCCTACATCGGGG GCTTCGACTACACCAGCAACGTCCTCGCGGGGAAGCTCTACGGCATCCCGGTGCGCGGCACCATCGCCCACTCCTTCATCATGTCCTTCACGTCGCTGGCGgaggtgcagcccagg GTCCTGCCACCGCTGGCGGGCGGGGAGCCGGTGGATCTCGCAGCCCTGGCCGAGTCGTGGCTGCAGCGGGTGTGcgagctgctgcacagcccccCCGAGAAGGCCAACCGCGGCGAGCTGGCCGCCTTCGTGTCCTACGCCATCACCTTCCCGCACAACTTCCAGGGGCTGCTGGACACGTACTGCGTCATGAG GAGCGGCCTGCCCAATTTCTGTGCCGTGGCGCTGGCCCTGCACCAGCTGGGGTACCGCGCCATCGGGGTGCGCCTGGACAGCGGGGACCTGGTCCAGCAGTCCAAGGAGATCCGGCGGGTGCTCCGAGCCTGCGGCACCAC CTTCCAGGTGCCCTGGTTTGGGAGCATCCCCATCGCCGTGAGCAACGACATCAGCGAACAGAGCCTGGAGAGCTTCATCCGGGAG GGGAGCGAGATCGACGTGATCGGTGTGGGGACAAACCTGGTGACGTGTCCCCTGCAGCCGTCGCTGGGCTGCGTCTACAAG TGGCCTCCCCAGCACACAAGGGGACACGGAGCTCTGCACGGCCCTTGGCACCAGCTTTGTGTGGCAAAGACAAGGAGCCCGTCCCCATACCGTCCTCTTCTCCCGCAGCTCGTGGAGGTCAACGGCTCGCCTTGCCTGAAGCTcacggaggaggaggagaagatgACGATCCCCGGGATTAAGGCAGTGTATCGGCTCTACGACGACGCCG GTCACCCCTTCATGGACCTCATGGCCCTGGAGGACGAGCCCGCACCCAacgcagggcaggagctggcggTCCACGtcctggggaggagaggagaggccaCCAAGGTCAGGCCCACCGCCGTGGAGCCCCTGCATCGCACGTACTTCAGAGACGGCCAG GTGTGCGAGGTCCTGCCCAGCCTGCCGGAGGTGCGGAGCCACGCGCAGGCGTCCCTCAGCCAGCTCAGCCCCGCTCACCGCCGGCTCCGCGAGCCGCAGCCCTACCCG GTGGCCGTGACGGAGAAGCTGCACCTCCTCCTCGCAGAGCTGCGGCAGGCCAGGCAGTGA
- the NAPRT gene encoding nicotinate phosphoribosyltransferase isoform X1, with protein MALLTDLYQLTMAYGYWRAGRHRAPAAAELFFRCEPFHGAFALGTGLAEGLRFLRAFRFSAADIAYLRSVLPSTTEDAFFDYLCTVDASEVTVSSVPEGSVVFSRVPLLQVKGPLLVVQLLETTLLCLVNYASLVATNAARFRLLAGPEMKLMEIGLRRAQGPDGGLSASKYSYIGGFDYTSNVLAGKLYGIPVRGTIAHSFIMSFTSLAEVQPRVLPPLAGGEPVDLAALAESWLQRVCELLHSPPEKANRGELAAFVSYAITFPHNFQGLLDTYCVMSVPVLRCHLPQVFVLLLSLPLVLGPRPKRPWALILLLAPVRSGLPNFCAVALALHQLGYRAIGVRLDSGDLVQQSKEIRRVLRACGTTFQVPWFGSIPIAVSNDISEQSLESFIREGSEIDVIGVGTNLVTCPLQPSLGCVYKLVEVNGSPCLKLTEEEEKMTIPGIKAVYRLYDDAGHPFMDLMALEDEPAPNAGQELAVHVLGRRGEATKVRPTAVEPLHRTYFRDGQVCEVLPSLPEVRSHAQASLSQLSPAHRRLREPQPYPVAVTEKLHLLLAELRQARQ; from the exons ATGGCGCTGCTGACGGACCTCTACCAGCTCACCATGGCCTACGGGTACTGGCGGGCCGGGCGGCACCGTGCCCCCGCTGCCGCCGAGCTCTTCTTCCGCTGCGAGCCCTTCCATGGCGCCTTCGCCCTGGGCACGGGCCTGGCCGAGGGCCTCCGCTTCCTCCGCGCCTTCCGCTTCTCCGCCGCCG aCATCGCCTACCTGCGCTCGGTCCTGCCCAGCACGACGGAGGACGCCTTCTTCGATTACCTCTGCACCGTGGACGCCTCAGAGGTCACCGTCTCTTCCGTGCCAGAAGGCTCCGTCGTCTTCTCCAGG GTCCCGCTCCTGCAGGTGAAGGGGCCGCTGCTGGTGGTGCAGCTGCTGGAAACCACCCTGCTGTGCCTGGTCAACTACGCCAG CCTGGTGGCCACGAACGCCGCCCGCTTCCGCCTCCTCGCTGGCCCCGAGATGAAGCTGATGGAGATCGGGCTGCGTCGCGCCCAGGGGCCAGACGGCGGCCTGTCTGCCTCCAAGTACTCCTACATCGGGG GCTTCGACTACACCAGCAACGTCCTCGCGGGGAAGCTCTACGGCATCCCGGTGCGCGGCACCATCGCCCACTCCTTCATCATGTCCTTCACGTCGCTGGCGgaggtgcagcccagg GTCCTGCCACCGCTGGCGGGCGGGGAGCCGGTGGATCTCGCAGCCCTGGCCGAGTCGTGGCTGCAGCGGGTGTGcgagctgctgcacagcccccCCGAGAAGGCCAACCGCGGCGAGCTGGCCGCCTTCGTGTCCTACGCCATCACCTTCCCGCACAACTTCCAGGGGCTGCTGGACACGTACTGCGTCATGAG TGTCCCCGTCCTTCGCTGTCACCTGCCGCAGGTCTTTGTCCTCCTGCTCAGCTTGCCCTTGGTCCTTGGCCCCCGTCCGAAGAGGCCGTGGGCACTAATCCTTCTCCTCGCCCCCGTCAGGAGCGGCCTGCCCAATTTCTGTGCCGTGGCGCTGGCCCTGCACCAGCTGGGGTACCGCGCCATCGGGGTGCGCCTGGACAGCGGGGACCTGGTCCAGCAGTCCAAGGAGATCCGGCGGGTGCTCCGAGCCTGCGGCACCAC CTTCCAGGTGCCCTGGTTTGGGAGCATCCCCATCGCCGTGAGCAACGACATCAGCGAACAGAGCCTGGAGAGCTTCATCCGGGAG GGGAGCGAGATCGACGTGATCGGTGTGGGGACAAACCTGGTGACGTGTCCCCTGCAGCCGTCGCTGGGCTGCGTCTACAAG CTCGTGGAGGTCAACGGCTCGCCTTGCCTGAAGCTcacggaggaggaggagaagatgACGATCCCCGGGATTAAGGCAGTGTATCGGCTCTACGACGACGCCG GTCACCCCTTCATGGACCTCATGGCCCTGGAGGACGAGCCCGCACCCAacgcagggcaggagctggcggTCCACGtcctggggaggagaggagaggccaCCAAGGTCAGGCCCACCGCCGTGGAGCCCCTGCATCGCACGTACTTCAGAGACGGCCAG GTGTGCGAGGTCCTGCCCAGCCTGCCGGAGGTGCGGAGCCACGCGCAGGCGTCCCTCAGCCAGCTCAGCCCCGCTCACCGCCGGCTCCGCGAGCCGCAGCCCTACCCG GTGGCCGTGACGGAGAAGCTGCACCTCCTCCTCGCAGAGCTGCGGCAGGCCAGGCAGTGA
- the NAPRT gene encoding nicotinate phosphoribosyltransferase isoform X6, which yields MEADGDNRDIAYLRSVLPSTTEDAFFDYLCTVDASEVTVSSVPEGSVVFSRVPLLQVKGPLLVVQLLETTLLCLVNYASLVATNAARFRLLAGPEMKLMEIGLRRAQGPDGGLSASKYSYIGGFDYTSNVLAGKLYGIPVRGTIAHSFIMSFTSLAEVQPRVLPPLAGGEPVDLAALAESWLQRVCELLHSPPEKANRGELAAFVSYAITFPHNFQGLLDTYCVMRSGLPNFCAVALALHQLGYRAIGVRLDSGDLVQQSKEIRRVLRACGTTFQVPWFGSIPIAVSNDISEQSLESFIREGSEIDVIGVGTNLVTCPLQPSLGCVYKLVEVNGSPCLKLTEEEEKMTIPGIKAVYRLYDDAGHPFMDLMALEDEPAPNAGQELAVHVLGRRGEATKVRPTAVEPLHRTYFRDGQVCEVLPSLPEVRSHAQASLSQLSPAHRRLREPQPYPVAVTEKLHLLLAELRQARQ from the exons ATGGAGGCAGACGGGGACAACCGGG aCATCGCCTACCTGCGCTCGGTCCTGCCCAGCACGACGGAGGACGCCTTCTTCGATTACCTCTGCACCGTGGACGCCTCAGAGGTCACCGTCTCTTCCGTGCCAGAAGGCTCCGTCGTCTTCTCCAGG GTCCCGCTCCTGCAGGTGAAGGGGCCGCTGCTGGTGGTGCAGCTGCTGGAAACCACCCTGCTGTGCCTGGTCAACTACGCCAG CCTGGTGGCCACGAACGCCGCCCGCTTCCGCCTCCTCGCTGGCCCCGAGATGAAGCTGATGGAGATCGGGCTGCGTCGCGCCCAGGGGCCAGACGGCGGCCTGTCTGCCTCCAAGTACTCCTACATCGGGG GCTTCGACTACACCAGCAACGTCCTCGCGGGGAAGCTCTACGGCATCCCGGTGCGCGGCACCATCGCCCACTCCTTCATCATGTCCTTCACGTCGCTGGCGgaggtgcagcccagg GTCCTGCCACCGCTGGCGGGCGGGGAGCCGGTGGATCTCGCAGCCCTGGCCGAGTCGTGGCTGCAGCGGGTGTGcgagctgctgcacagcccccCCGAGAAGGCCAACCGCGGCGAGCTGGCCGCCTTCGTGTCCTACGCCATCACCTTCCCGCACAACTTCCAGGGGCTGCTGGACACGTACTGCGTCATGAG GAGCGGCCTGCCCAATTTCTGTGCCGTGGCGCTGGCCCTGCACCAGCTGGGGTACCGCGCCATCGGGGTGCGCCTGGACAGCGGGGACCTGGTCCAGCAGTCCAAGGAGATCCGGCGGGTGCTCCGAGCCTGCGGCACCAC CTTCCAGGTGCCCTGGTTTGGGAGCATCCCCATCGCCGTGAGCAACGACATCAGCGAACAGAGCCTGGAGAGCTTCATCCGGGAG GGGAGCGAGATCGACGTGATCGGTGTGGGGACAAACCTGGTGACGTGTCCCCTGCAGCCGTCGCTGGGCTGCGTCTACAAG CTCGTGGAGGTCAACGGCTCGCCTTGCCTGAAGCTcacggaggaggaggagaagatgACGATCCCCGGGATTAAGGCAGTGTATCGGCTCTACGACGACGCCG GTCACCCCTTCATGGACCTCATGGCCCTGGAGGACGAGCCCGCACCCAacgcagggcaggagctggcggTCCACGtcctggggaggagaggagaggccaCCAAGGTCAGGCCCACCGCCGTGGAGCCCCTGCATCGCACGTACTTCAGAGACGGCCAG GTGTGCGAGGTCCTGCCCAGCCTGCCGGAGGTGCGGAGCCACGCGCAGGCGTCCCTCAGCCAGCTCAGCCCCGCTCACCGCCGGCTCCGCGAGCCGCAGCCCTACCCG GTGGCCGTGACGGAGAAGCTGCACCTCCTCCTCGCAGAGCTGCGGCAGGCCAGGCAGTGA